In Streptomyces durocortorensis, a genomic segment contains:
- a CDS encoding DEAD/DEAH box helicase: MAFYGLFVGIDYYESDFKSLRFAKRDAIALCALFDDNLEGRTTLLLDSDATKERLVAELRCLAEVSTDEDFVVIAFSGHGVPGGALAAYDVSPDDPTKGSLPLDDLAELIRRIPARALLLVLDCCFSGHAADKVLHIAREDFTSRNGAVSATKRLEELRKDGYFVIAAAGRDQEAFEEQGVRHGLLSYYLIQGLLGHRDAIDDGEVHIFKLAHYVSKSVSSHGQRMSHDAQNPVLGVSSSNFSLRIFVRGARYLSTADATRPQPATADLSSLKPYGIPHPVLEAWGGSLGKLNRLQVDAINEGALLEGMNVLVSAPTATGKTMVGELGAMRAVTLGRKAVFLVPTRALVSEQYKGFRQRYEPLGFRVIRATGELSDQMPQLVKGEFDLAVLTYEKFIGLLPRSPGLLNVGVLVVDEIQSFGLPERGPLLETLLTWLRVRGGSTGAPQIVGLSAVLGEPRELARWLRANLVTITRRDVPLLEGVMGPDGLHRYRDRQGTESAEQLLQPEGPAEIAGESHQLTRLVAELVAQGQQVIVFQATRRGARRIAQRLAGTLGLPPAHTALARLSSEDGGRTADLLRTCLESGVAFHIADLTTEERQLLEESFRSRTSEVRVLVATTTLAQGVNLPADAVVISDLEHPGDGRPYSVSEYKNMAGRAGRTGQRKWPGRAVILARGSADGEQKWQRYVRGEPEPVRSALLDPAIDVRGVLLASLAEPAALARRRSGPDVERFLAATFAAHQSRTSGSPDPFPSAEVRRMVGELISGGFLKGTPVGAGDMPRGIVLTDLGGLVVRSGIGVDSVSSVADALRSVPADSVNHATLICAAQLTTELRDFRFDQLPRSPYKEHARLAAWLRKRGVAETVCSRLIGPPSRSGSGIGPARRAIACLMWAEGISLAGIERAIADQAKLTRPEFPGPVQYAAQRAADVITTVIEIALLIHPTVGLGDLPDTLPTQLELGIVEGMVPIAWNTEVPLGRPVYLSLARAGLTSPAAILAADPEILLDCVGGDPERHSAVRNAAAIVLADADEGGYRNLSSPLLD; the protein is encoded by the coding sequence ATGGCGTTCTACGGGCTCTTCGTCGGTATCGACTACTACGAGTCGGATTTCAAGAGCTTGCGGTTCGCGAAGCGCGATGCCATCGCGCTATGTGCGCTTTTCGACGACAACCTCGAGGGAAGGACGACTCTGCTCCTCGATAGTGACGCCACCAAGGAGAGGCTCGTAGCGGAACTGCGATGTCTGGCCGAGGTCAGCACGGATGAGGACTTCGTCGTGATCGCCTTCTCCGGGCACGGTGTCCCCGGCGGCGCTCTGGCCGCGTACGACGTCTCGCCGGACGATCCCACCAAGGGCTCCCTGCCCCTGGACGACCTCGCCGAACTGATCCGTCGGATCCCGGCGCGTGCGCTGCTCCTGGTGCTGGACTGCTGCTTCTCGGGCCATGCCGCGGACAAGGTTCTCCATATCGCGCGGGAAGATTTCACGAGTCGCAATGGCGCTGTCTCGGCGACGAAAAGGCTCGAAGAGCTGCGCAAGGACGGGTATTTTGTCATCGCCGCCGCAGGCCGGGACCAAGAAGCTTTCGAAGAGCAGGGCGTTCGTCACGGGCTGCTCAGCTATTACCTTATTCAAGGGCTGCTCGGCCATCGTGATGCTATCGATGATGGCGAGGTGCATATCTTCAAGTTGGCTCACTATGTCTCCAAGAGTGTGAGTTCGCACGGCCAGAGAATGTCCCACGACGCCCAGAATCCCGTTCTGGGTGTCAGTTCCTCGAATTTCTCTCTGCGTATCTTCGTGCGGGGTGCGCGCTATCTGTCGACTGCTGACGCGACAAGGCCGCAGCCCGCCACCGCGGACCTCTCGTCGCTCAAGCCCTACGGGATTCCGCATCCGGTCCTGGAGGCGTGGGGCGGAAGCCTGGGCAAGCTCAACCGCCTGCAGGTCGATGCCATCAACGAGGGCGCTCTGCTGGAGGGCATGAACGTCCTCGTCAGCGCCCCCACCGCGACGGGCAAGACCATGGTGGGCGAGCTGGGCGCCATGCGAGCGGTTACCCTCGGGAGGAAAGCAGTCTTCCTGGTTCCCACCCGCGCCCTGGTCAGTGAGCAGTACAAAGGGTTTCGGCAGCGCTATGAACCTCTCGGATTCAGAGTGATCCGAGCCACGGGCGAGCTGAGCGACCAGATGCCGCAGCTGGTCAAGGGCGAGTTCGACCTCGCCGTCCTCACCTACGAGAAGTTCATCGGGCTGCTGCCTAGGAGCCCAGGACTGTTGAACGTGGGTGTCCTTGTCGTCGACGAGATCCAGTCCTTCGGGTTGCCCGAGCGGGGCCCTCTGCTGGAGACCCTGCTCACCTGGCTGCGGGTGAGGGGCGGCTCCACAGGCGCGCCTCAGATCGTGGGCCTGTCCGCGGTCCTGGGCGAACCGCGTGAGCTCGCCCGCTGGCTCCGCGCAAACCTCGTGACGATCACTCGCCGGGATGTCCCGCTGCTCGAAGGAGTGATGGGGCCGGACGGGCTGCACAGGTATCGGGACCGGCAAGGCACGGAGTCGGCCGAGCAGTTGCTGCAGCCGGAAGGCCCGGCCGAGATCGCCGGAGAGAGCCATCAGCTGACACGGTTGGTGGCCGAACTGGTCGCGCAGGGCCAGCAGGTCATCGTCTTTCAGGCAACACGTAGAGGGGCTCGCAGGATTGCGCAGCGGCTCGCGGGCACACTCGGTCTGCCCCCTGCCCACACCGCGCTCGCAAGGCTGTCCAGTGAGGACGGCGGACGGACGGCGGACCTCTTGCGCACCTGCCTGGAGAGCGGGGTGGCCTTCCACATCGCGGACCTGACAACGGAGGAACGACAACTGCTGGAGGAGTCCTTCCGGAGCCGGACGAGCGAGGTGCGCGTACTCGTGGCCACGACTACGCTGGCCCAGGGAGTCAACCTGCCCGCGGACGCCGTGGTCATCAGCGATTTGGAGCATCCCGGGGACGGTCGGCCGTATTCCGTCTCCGAGTACAAGAACATGGCCGGTCGGGCAGGGCGGACCGGTCAGAGGAAGTGGCCGGGGCGCGCCGTCATCCTGGCGCGGGGCAGCGCCGACGGCGAACAGAAGTGGCAACGGTACGTACGGGGAGAACCGGAGCCGGTGCGGTCGGCGCTGCTCGATCCCGCCATCGATGTGCGCGGTGTACTCCTCGCCAGCCTTGCAGAACCTGCTGCCCTTGCCCGTCGACGCTCGGGGCCGGACGTCGAACGGTTCCTGGCGGCAACCTTCGCCGCTCACCAGTCCAGGACGAGCGGCTCGCCGGACCCCTTCCCGAGTGCGGAGGTCCGGCGCATGGTGGGCGAGCTCATCTCCGGCGGATTCCTCAAAGGAACGCCGGTCGGAGCCGGGGATATGCCGCGCGGGATTGTGCTGACGGACCTGGGCGGACTGGTCGTTCGAAGCGGTATCGGCGTCGACTCCGTGTCTTCCGTGGCGGACGCGCTGAGGTCCGTACCTGCGGACAGCGTCAACCACGCCACACTGATCTGTGCCGCTCAGCTCACCACCGAACTGCGCGACTTCCGGTTCGATCAGCTTCCTCGCTCCCCGTACAAGGAACACGCCCGCCTCGCCGCATGGCTGAGGAAGCGCGGGGTCGCTGAGACGGTGTGCTCCAGGCTCATCGGTCCGCCCTCGAGGAGCGGCAGCGGCATCGGCCCCGCCCGGCGCGCTATCGCCTGTCTGATGTGGGCGGAGGGGATCAGCCTCGCCGGCATCGAACGCGCGATCGCCGACCAGGCGAAGCTCACGCGGCCGGAGTTTCCCGGCCCGGTCCAGTACGCGGCGCAACGAGCCGCCGATGTGATCACGACCGTCATCGAGATCGCCCTGCTCATCCACCCGACCGTCGGTCTGGGAGACCTGCCGGACACCTTGCCCACCCAGCTCGAACTGGGCATCGTCGAAGGTATGGTGCCCATCGCCTGGAACACGGAGGTCCCGCTCGGCCGACCTGTCTACCTCAGCCTGGCGCGGGCAGGGCTGACATCGCCCGCAGCCATTCTCGCGGCCGACCCCGAAATCCTTCTCGACTGTGTCGGCGGTGACCCCGAGCGACACAGCGCGGTGAGGAATGCCGCGGCGATCGTGCTGGCGGATGCCGACGAGGGCGGCTATCGGAATCTGTCCTCGCCCCTGCTCGACTGA
- a CDS encoding PD-(D/E)XK nuclease family protein: MIISPGIGEPPARGDLVRIKPANVRGVEGRCPQRLAAQIRPGTPRPRRSTSIRPLVSWTPGPLHDVLNLIEFERLAPEDALATWRSAPGRPVHPALVRWTEHAVQGYLAAAAALPAPAGSPSDAPLDPVSRLWARQRGPLKPGAPDMYEEMVDDRRYAGHGVRELRILRTDSVQNLPRDDVEIAMAVGVLASARPVLTSQWDRKPLRLGPFEPARLVRLVEIGCTDSSHRVLFEGTPMEAYARYDAAVEAHVDRIIAGDSYRPGKGCGRCDAVATCPAIPSAPGLLGFSGSGLPRRSWSMATGRTHRRCPARAHMESLFLPKDDLAEDTEAIVRGKAVHAWIESQHRRTPQRPCEPDDVPGPPEAWQYEGWSLTGLQARLGIQMIGDHSLVCPLRDRPEDVEVQPERTVAVYDPDADTVVVAKTDLLYRVGERWTLRETKTKRVPHEGDLLDQFPQLALAVLLARAGALPGKGDCAVEMERLTASGPVVTEIDTAAPDVVARARSVLEPYVTPWHADARYPAKAGKACEDCPFTRWCPDAAERRGT, from the coding sequence ATGATCATTTCACCTGGAATCGGGGAACCACCCGCGCGCGGCGATCTCGTTCGAATTAAACCCGCCAATGTTCGAGGCGTCGAGGGGCGATGCCCTCAACGGCTGGCGGCTCAGATACGCCCCGGCACACCCCGCCCTCGCCGCTCGACCTCGATCCGCCCCCTGGTCTCATGGACACCGGGTCCTCTGCACGACGTACTGAACCTCATCGAGTTCGAACGGCTGGCTCCGGAAGACGCCTTGGCCACCTGGCGGTCCGCGCCCGGGCGTCCCGTTCACCCCGCGCTCGTCAGGTGGACCGAGCACGCCGTCCAGGGATACCTCGCCGCAGCCGCGGCCCTGCCGGCTCCGGCCGGCTCTCCTTCTGATGCACCTCTGGACCCGGTGTCGCGCCTGTGGGCCCGACAGCGTGGGCCCCTCAAGCCCGGGGCCCCGGACATGTACGAGGAGATGGTGGACGACCGACGCTATGCCGGGCACGGGGTCCGTGAACTGCGCATCTTGCGTACCGACTCCGTGCAGAACCTGCCTCGGGACGATGTGGAGATCGCCATGGCGGTGGGCGTCCTGGCAAGCGCGCGCCCGGTGCTGACCTCCCAGTGGGACAGGAAGCCGCTCCGGCTCGGGCCTTTCGAACCCGCTCGGCTGGTACGTCTCGTAGAGATCGGCTGCACCGACTCATCCCACCGCGTGCTTTTCGAAGGCACTCCCATGGAGGCGTACGCACGCTACGACGCGGCCGTCGAGGCACATGTCGACCGGATCATCGCGGGTGACTCGTATCGCCCTGGCAAGGGCTGCGGCAGGTGCGACGCCGTCGCCACCTGCCCCGCGATCCCGTCCGCGCCGGGCCTCCTCGGCTTCAGCGGATCGGGGCTCCCGCGCCGCTCGTGGTCGATGGCGACAGGGCGTACCCACCGTCGCTGCCCGGCCCGCGCACACATGGAATCCCTGTTCCTGCCGAAGGACGACCTGGCAGAGGACACTGAAGCGATCGTGCGCGGCAAAGCCGTACACGCGTGGATCGAGAGCCAACACCGTCGTACACCGCAGCGGCCCTGCGAACCCGACGACGTGCCCGGCCCACCCGAGGCGTGGCAGTACGAGGGGTGGTCGTTGACCGGGCTCCAGGCCCGGCTCGGCATCCAGATGATCGGCGACCACTCCCTCGTCTGCCCCTTGCGGGATCGGCCCGAGGACGTGGAAGTCCAGCCGGAACGGACGGTCGCCGTCTACGACCCGGATGCCGACACCGTCGTCGTCGCCAAGACCGACCTGCTCTACCGCGTGGGCGAACGGTGGACCCTGCGCGAGACGAAGACCAAAAGGGTTCCCCATGAAGGAGACCTGCTGGATCAGTTCCCTCAACTCGCGCTGGCCGTCCTGCTCGCCCGGGCGGGAGCTCTGCCGGGGAAGGGGGACTGCGCAGTGGAGATGGAACGGCTGACCGCCAGCGGTCCGGTCGTGACCGAAATCGATACCGCCGCCCCGGATGTCGTCGCCCGGGCGAGAAGCGTCCTGGAACCGTACGTAACCCCGTGGCACGCCGACGCCCGGTATCCGGCCAAGGCGGGCAAGGCCTGCGAGGACTGCCCGTTCACGCGCTGGTGCCCCGACGCGGCCGAGAGGAGGGGCACGTGA
- a CDS encoding restriction endonuclease-related protein codes for MTHWLTGPRDDSAERAHRVVAAALRAAYAWTVRHRQNDAMREVARMTGVVMEAHGPGLGPTTPLDFIDSLRQRLGLMPVLARNADEAIARTVLLDGEDRLTAEAYDLACEYALPVGGPSSSAWLPTWTRMRSDRIRDETFKTLIDGNGQEGYTASRRFLIEHPAGSTAELRELVSETGVKLPPRGYTDIPADHRHRSADGGTWWWPCPVCHWPMAVTGTTVRCRYVPHANVYRLAEATTPRSRPALRRVDEGRPRSATPGARPGAGSRCVEYGVWRFVVVPGASELRIKQRLEKLGATVELWPKRDRYDLHVRAGGTEFKIDIKEYRSPHRLIDDLRAKAPSARVLLPQTHEYQWETLRVSLPSLQITTETKFHAEVRRALRTS; via the coding sequence GTGACCCACTGGCTGACCGGTCCACGGGACGACTCGGCGGAGCGCGCCCACCGGGTGGTGGCCGCAGCCCTGCGAGCCGCCTACGCGTGGACGGTTCGACATCGGCAGAACGACGCCATGCGGGAGGTGGCGAGAATGACCGGCGTCGTCATGGAGGCGCATGGGCCCGGCCTCGGCCCGACGACACCGCTGGACTTCATCGACTCTCTACGACAGCGCCTTGGGCTGATGCCGGTGCTCGCCAGGAACGCGGACGAGGCGATCGCCCGGACGGTGTTGCTCGACGGCGAGGACCGGCTCACCGCGGAGGCGTACGACCTGGCATGCGAGTACGCACTGCCGGTGGGCGGGCCGTCCTCCTCGGCTTGGCTGCCCACCTGGACGAGAATGCGCTCCGACCGGATTCGTGATGAAACCTTCAAGACGCTGATCGACGGCAACGGCCAGGAGGGGTACACCGCTTCGCGCCGCTTCCTCATCGAGCACCCCGCCGGTTCCACCGCCGAACTACGGGAGCTGGTCAGCGAGACCGGGGTGAAGCTCCCCCCACGGGGATACACCGACATCCCGGCCGATCACCGCCATCGCTCGGCCGACGGCGGGACATGGTGGTGGCCGTGCCCCGTGTGCCACTGGCCGATGGCGGTGACCGGTACGACCGTACGCTGCCGGTACGTCCCCCATGCCAACGTCTACCGGCTGGCCGAGGCCACGACGCCCCGGTCCCGTCCGGCTCTGAGGAGAGTCGACGAAGGACGACCGCGATCAGCCACGCCCGGCGCCCGGCCGGGCGCCGGTTCCCGGTGTGTGGAGTACGGCGTCTGGCGATTCGTCGTCGTCCCCGGGGCGAGCGAACTCCGCATCAAGCAGCGCCTGGAGAAGCTCGGAGCAACCGTCGAGCTCTGGCCCAAGCGCGACCGGTACGACCTGCACGTCAGGGCAGGCGGCACAGAATTCAAGATCGACATCAAGGAGTATCGCTCACCCCACCGGCTGATCGACGACCTCCGGGCAAAGGCCCCCAGCGCCCGGGTCCTCCTGCCGCAGACGCACGAGTACCAGTGGGAAACCCTGAGGGTCTCCCTGCCGTCCCTGCAGATCACCACCGAGACGAAGTTCCACGCCGAAGTACGACGAGCGCTGAGGACATCATGA